Proteins from one Mycobacterium sp. HUMS_12744610 genomic window:
- a CDS encoding fatty acyl-AMP ligase — MSKFTETMFRTAQTSSKGMVTGEPNCPVRHTWGEVHERARRIAGGLAMGGVGRGDAVPVLAGAPAEIAPAGQGIWMRGASLTMLHQPTPRTDLGRWADETIAVIKMIGAKTVVVSEPFMAAVPLLSQSGTQVLTIERLLAGAPIDAVETDDYDVALLQLTSGSTGSPKAVQISHRNVVSNAEAMLVGAKVDIDTDVIVSWLPLFHDMGLTGFLTVPMYFGAELVKVTPMDFLRDTLLWAKLIDKYKGTMTAAPNFAYTLFARRLRKLAEPGQFDLSSLRWALSGSEQVEPADVEDLCEAGKPFGLRPEAILPAYGMAETTVAVSFTECGAGLGVDEVDANLLALLQRAVPATKGKTRRLATLGRPLQGMEARVVDDDGNILPARGVGVIHVRGESVTQGYATMGGFLAARDDRGWYDTGDLGYLTETGQIVVCGRVKDVIIMAGRNIYPADIERAAGRVSGVRPGCAVAVRLDAGHSRESFAVAVESSNWHDPADVRRIEHQVAHEVVAEVDVRPRNVTVLEPGMIPKTPSGKPRRSHTLALID; from the coding sequence TTGAGCAAATTCACCGAAACGATGTTCCGTACCGCCCAGACCAGTTCGAAGGGCATGGTCACCGGAGAGCCGAATTGCCCCGTCCGGCATACCTGGGGTGAAGTGCACGAGCGGGCGCGTCGGATCGCAGGTGGCCTGGCCATGGGCGGCGTCGGCCGCGGTGATGCCGTCCCGGTGCTGGCGGGTGCTCCGGCCGAGATCGCGCCGGCGGGGCAGGGAATCTGGATGCGCGGCGCCAGCCTCACCATGCTCCACCAGCCCACCCCGCGCACCGATCTCGGACGCTGGGCCGACGAGACGATTGCCGTCATCAAGATGATCGGCGCCAAAACGGTCGTCGTCTCTGAGCCGTTCATGGCCGCAGTCCCACTGCTGTCCCAGTCGGGTACGCAAGTGCTGACGATCGAGCGGCTACTCGCCGGCGCCCCGATCGATGCGGTCGAGACCGACGACTACGACGTTGCGCTGCTGCAGTTGACCTCGGGTTCTACCGGGTCGCCCAAGGCCGTACAGATCTCACACCGCAATGTCGTATCAAACGCCGAAGCGATGTTGGTCGGCGCGAAAGTCGACATCGATACCGACGTAATCGTGAGCTGGTTGCCACTGTTCCACGACATGGGACTTACCGGCTTCTTAACCGTGCCAATGTATTTCGGCGCAGAGTTAGTCAAGGTCACTCCGATGGACTTTCTGCGCGACACGTTGTTGTGGGCGAAGCTCATCGACAAATACAAGGGCACGATGACCGCGGCGCCGAACTTTGCCTACACGTTGTTTGCCAGGCGCCTCCGAAAACTGGCCGAGCCCGGCCAGTTCGACCTGTCCAGCTTGCGCTGGGCGTTGTCGGGATCCGAACAAGTCGAACCCGCCGACGTCGAAGACCTCTGCGAAGCCGGGAAGCCGTTTGGGCTACGTCCCGAGGCGATCCTCCCGGCTTATGGCATGGCCGAGACGACCGTGGCGGTGTCGTTCACCGAGTGCGGCGCGGGGCTGGGGGTTGATGAGGTTGACGCCAATCTGCTCGCCCTACTGCAGCGAGCCGTCCCGGCGACCAAAGGAAAAACCCGGCGGCTGGCCACGCTAGGCCGTCCTCTACAGGGGATGGAGGCCCGCGTCGTTGACGACGACGGCAATATCCTGCCCGCCCGGGGTGTCGGCGTCATCCACGTGCGCGGAGAATCCGTGACGCAGGGCTACGCGACGATGGGCGGTTTCCTTGCGGCACGAGATGACCGGGGTTGGTACGACACCGGCGACCTTGGGTACCTCACCGAGACCGGCCAGATCGTCGTCTGCGGCCGGGTCAAGGACGTGATCATCATGGCCGGCCGCAACATCTACCCAGCCGACATCGAGCGCGCCGCCGGACGCGTCTCCGGCGTGCGACCCGGCTGCGCGGTGGCGGTGCGCCTGGACGCCGGGCACTCGCGGGAGAGCTTCGCTGTCGCAGTGGAGTCCAGCAACTGGCACGATCCCGCCGACGTGCGCCGCATCGAGCATCAAGTGGCCCACGAGGTAGTTGCCGAGGTCGACGTCCGGCCCCGCAACGTCACTGTGCTTGAGCCGGGGATGATTCCCAAGACCCCGTCGGGAAAGCCTAGGCGCAGCCATACGCTGGCGCTGATCGACTGA